Below is a window of Gossypium hirsutum isolate 1008001.06 chromosome A12, Gossypium_hirsutum_v2.1, whole genome shotgun sequence DNA.
tactgcgtttcataTTCAGACAGATAGTCAGTCGGAGAGGGTAATCCAAATattggaagacatgttaagaagttgtgtaaTTGACTTCCGAGGTAGCTGGGAGTAGTACTTGCCACTAGCAAAGTTTgcttataaaaatagtcactagtctagcatacagatggtaCCTTACAAAACAGTATATGGTCTTAGGTGTCGTACTCcatcatgttggactgagttggacGACCATCATGCTCTGGGTTTTGAGTTAGTAGCTGATATCAAGATAAGTTCAGAGTAATTCAGGATCAACTGAAGGCGGCGTTAGACAaacagaagtcatatgcggatctgaagcaTAAAGATATTAAGTATGCTATGGGAGATTTTGTTTTTCTGAAGGTCTCATCATGGaagaaggtattgagatttgggcGTAAAGGTAAGTTGAGCCCAAGGTTTATTAGGCCTGACCGCATTTTGAGACGAGTCAGACCGATTGCATATCAGTTACAGTTACCTCCAGAATTAGAgagaattcatgatgtgttccacgtctctatgctgAGACGCTACTGCTCTAATCCTATGCATGTTGTGCCGATTGAGGAGATTGAAATTAGACCTAACGTAACTTTTGAGGAAGAACCAAtccagattttggatcgagaggtAAAAGTCTTGAGAAGGAAGTCAATCCCactagtaaaagttctttggcggAATCATAGTTCTGAGGTGGCTACGTCGGAACCCGAGGAGGCAATACggcaacaatatcctcatctattctgaccatgtaaattttgaggccgaaattttctttaagaagggtagaattgtaacgccccaaatctcAAAAAccctattaaaattattttgtatgtttgcgaCGTGAAAGTATATCTGGCTTAGTGGTTTAGTTCTCTGTGGGTATCTGGGAAGTTATGGGTTCAAGCTTGGGCTTGAGCAAAATTTGTGCTTTTATTTGGTGAAACCCTTGTCTTCTGTCAGTAGACTTTTAAATAATTACGGGGAGATCATGTCATTAAAGGATTGGTTTAGTGGTATGTGGTGTGTTTCTTTGCCAAGGGACTAGTGTTCGAGTCCAGCTACAcgctgataaaccgtaatttatacatgtttttatcccatgcttagcgcatttatggatggtttctccttagatttgttgaattcgatgctcctaattctttagtttcatgttttatacttaggtgagcataggagagtaaaaagagcgagaaatgggctaaaaagggaaaaaatggaCCCACATCTAGCCTTAGCCCTTGACTTATATGGCTTTCTTTCAAACTGACTCATCGGGAAGCTTCACCTCAAAGCATGAGACTAGGTTTACACTGAGAGCCTAATAAAGGACAACTTCATTGAGACTGCTAGAAAGAAGAAAGATCAATATAGTACTTACTTTAAGTATAAGCTAAGCACCTCTTACATAATCAACTGCTTGGTAGTCAGATAGAGAAGAACTTGGAAAATTCAGTCGAAGGAGCGGAACTTAGAGCCTTTACTTGATATTAGTAAAGCGCACTTACTCTAACGGCATACCTTTTGCATGATGGGTCAGTGAGAAAATGGGAACAGTGGCTTAAGCCATTAGGTGTAGGCGTTTTCCAAAGGTGGAATCTTCTAGTTCTTCCTATTTGACCCGAAACCAATCAATCTAGCCATGAGCAGGTTGCATCTGTCGACAAAAGGATCACCCTAAGATGATCATCTCATGGCTATTGAGAACGAATCAAATCAGATGGTTCTATTTCTTAATCTTTCTGACTTGCTCCTACGGAAATCAACatggcttggacttcctcacacgggcatgtcacacggcctTGTCCCCTTTgcaggatcgaagcatgacttactcGGGTAGACTACACGCTTGTGCCTATTAAACAACCTTGACTACGGGCTGGAGAAATCGCACActggcgtgtcacacgggcgtgtccctatcaaGCCCAAGTATAACCTTATTCGGAAAAgcccaattttgagggctcttaggcattttaatgtctatttaaacacctgaggaggcaatTAGGCAGGTAAAGGCAGAGTAGGAGGCAATGAATTACTTAAGGGGAgacgattggtccatctcagaagccgaattcatcatcaagactaaagatctcccttcaatttccattcaggggttttgggttttctttatgttttgtattcattatttttctgagatgttttcttttataattatgaactaaaccccctaaatacctaaggggaatgaaacctaagatggatcatgtttttattatttaaactgTATGATAAACATTTGACTTGTTCTTTATTATGTCTTCTTAATtcgtgttttaatattccaggatattgattcgagttaatgctcttattcaaaggaggaatagaccctgtctgagagtaaatttttcataattaagcggagttgattgcatgcctagagattgggtgataagattttgccggattagggggaaacctaataaggggatccatagatcgagttaatgcaacactaggtgttaattagaaagagatttcaattaatcaacctagggttagacgtattagtctcgagagagataataatataacttagggatttctatagatcaagtaaatgaataaatcgtctgattcagagtcaaataacaagtgaagtctaggtggatttttccttgggtaatgtcttaatcaatcgaattttcccaaaaacatttccctaatttctctctgtgcactcttagtttagttaatttatttagataaacaaatctcttaatttttaggttagataataaaaagaaagtaattactagtactcttggttcctttgggttcgacaatttggtcttgctaaagctacactactgttcgataggtacacttgccttcatcgtgataatagttagtttcaagaacgatttattataaatttttaaaacctgtcacgaatatcatgtatcatgtatcaagtttttggcaatttaaatttttattttattttctaattcttcatttattttcttctgatacGTTTTTCTAGTTTaagaccagaagaaacccgtcaggaccattactgtttgatagtgagatcgatcacacagttcacaaaaaccaaagagaaataaggcgaagcttatgATACACAGAGAAAGAGCAAGAgaacgatacttcaaccacaaccgaggagatggctgaaaaccaagaaaatccgctgcCTCATGCGATTGCTGCTGATCAGAATCCTGCTTCgcatactatgtatgattatggtAAACCttatttaacaggaactgaatcgagcatagttaggcctactGTAGCTGTAAAatcttttgaactaaaacctaacacaattcaaatgatacaacagtttgttcagtttgatggtttgcaggatgaggatcccaacgctcacttggcgaatttcttagaattttgtgacacttttaaaatcaatggtgtttctgatggtGGCATCCGCCTTcaattgtttcccttttcattgaggaataaggctaaataaTGGTTGAACTctttaccacgagggtcaatcactacttgggaacaaatgaccgaaaagtttttattaaaatattttccaccagctaaaatggctaaattacgtaatgatatctcttcttttgtgcagatggatttagaaacactctacgacgcatgggagagatacaaggacctcttgagaagatgccctcaccatgggttaccactctggctacaggttcaaatgtttcataatggcctaaatcctttgactcaacaaatggttgacgcagccgctggtgggactatcaataataagacacctaaagatgtttatgaatttatagaaggtatatcactgaataattatcagtggcaagtcaagAGGACAAAGCCAACTAAAACaaccggcgtttataacgtcgatttggtcaccatgctctctaatcaggtagaactcttgaataagaaaattgatggttttcttagttcttcacaggttcacccagtaatgcagtgcgaagcaagtggaggtggatcgagcaatccagaatacccaccctatggccataACATGGAAaatgagcagttaaattacatgggtaataatcctcgatctcaaaataatccttatagtaatacttacaatgcaggttggaggaaccacccatatttctcatggggaggcaaGGGAATCAGTGACCACCAGCACCTCCAaccttccaacaaccaccctaccaacaagagaaaaaaccgaaccttgaggagatgctaacaaaattcatcttagtgttagaaactcatttttagaatactgagacagcacttaaaaatcaacaagcgtcgatccaagggctcaaaactcagataggtcagctcgctaaattgatatctaaacaaccacaaggtagcctaccgagtaacactaagtctaacccaatggagcaaatcaatgcaattaccattcaagatgaggaaagGTTAGTTACATCTGAACCATAAaagaggcaagaaactgtggtaagtaaaggtaagggtgaggtggatcacaatgaccagaaactagtaagtaaagagtacaaacttcgtgtgccatacccaaacgcgacaaggaaagaccgcacaaAAGAACATaacggtaaattccttaaattattaaagaagttacatattaacttaccatttattgaagctctttcacagatgccaaacgcagtcaaattcttaaaagagcttttaaaaAATAAGCGAAAGTTGAATGCGGCGTCGTATGTGGAACTAAATGCAGTTTCCTCAGCCAaactacagaataagctggcaaacaaattaaaagatccagggagttttacgattccctgtttaattggtagcctagatgtaataatgctttggctgatttaggggctagtatcaatgccaagccttacaaaatgtttaaacaactaggtcttgggaaacccaaacaaactaggatgagtatccAATTAGCTACTAAAAAAATCAGATTTCCTAGagggattattgaagatgtactcgttaaaattgacaaatttatattcccagttgatttcgtttttctagacatagaagaggatagtaacattcctttaattttaggtacGCCCTTTTTAGGAACCGCTTGAACAATAAttaatgttggcacaggtgaatgACGAAACAATCattcttcaagctcgtaatttgagtaacacattgaaaattgaaggtggttgtataaatcagtCTACTAAAACTAACCATGTAGTGTAACCTACTTTGCATGAAATAAGTTCAAAGAACCtgcatgagccatgttcaagcaacaacaaaggacctatctatgaagaacgaaggctacaaattgagaAACTAGATGAATGACGGACACAGAAATCGAGAACACCCGATAAACTGAAATCGAGCCAGGCGAActcaatacatcaccaaattaacttaaggttggagaaaaagtactactagatgtagCAGATCCTCGCATCACCACTTCTGTACCTAATGAAGAATTTCCTTTCacggtactcagcattttcccatatggtacaatcgaggtaattcaccccaaattcaaaacttttaaggtaaataatactcgtCTTATATcaattgatagcagggatgaggagtgtaaacttcTCGAGCCATCGTGATcacacaccagagaggtaagtcaagcttagactataaataagcgcctctcgggaggcaacccgagcactaacagtaatgatttatttaaattctagtttttcacatctaacctactAACTGAAGTCTTGACACACAGGATTTTCCCATCCACAtggctaggcacacgggcgtgctttaGGCCGTGCACACACCACCAGaggagacacgaccgtgcgatacgGCTATGTGGAAAAAGAGCaaaaatttttccccaacacgggatacGATAAGTCGCCACGACCGTGTGATAAGGCCGTGGGTAAAACTGCCAAACCAACACGAGCGTGAGACACGCCACATGGAGAAATAAGAGTATGAGCCAACATGGGCCCGtgtgccccacatggagaaattGCACAAAATGTGGTAAATCATGGGCCAAGTTGTGTGAACTGCACGACCGAGGCTatttttgggctatgtgggccaaaTGAGAGTATGAGCCAACATGGGCCCGCAGTATGGGATGAAAGACCATTATCACTGATTGACTGTTAAGGCTGCAAGGGTCACCTAACATGATTATGGACCTACTGTTGAGTCGGTAAGTATACTTAGACCCTATGTtgatgaaatgaccattatacccctgtgaggtaaattgattgaaataaccTGTATTACGTATATCTATTTTTGAGCATGATTTTTCTGCAGTCACGTATGTTATTTTGCtgcattacatggggtgggatatatgattatggaggaagtgtactgaaaggctatatgCCTATTACTTGCTgcaaatattattttagtacCGAATTCGGTACGATTTGGtatgtagggttgggtgggttgatttaatccccacatggtgtgtagggctggtacgaaGTTGGTGTGCTGCGGATGGATTAGGTAGGACTCTTTTCttgcatactgtactgaaatgggctaaggcccagactgtcattgttattgaaatgggctaaggcccagactgctactgtTACTAGAAAAGGGCTGAAACTCCTAACTGAAATCGAtaaggctttggcccagattgcgCTTACTCTAATTACTTATTTTTATGGGATTtaacacactgagttttcgtaaactcacccatctgttatcTGTGCAAGAAATCCCTAGGCTTAGTTGGATTGAGGCGACGGAGGACTCAATAGTGGCCACTCAACgtacttttatctttttatactataattaaggttttattttgggtttttaatatgtaataaggtcgcttaatttttatttaatttggggaattattttctttaatttttacctGTTATAGTATGTCTCCGGTTTTAAAATTAACAAGTTATACTACAAACACCATATTTATGCAACGCAATATGAGAGTTTTTGAGACAACTATTGTTTAAAGAGTTTAATGTCAACCTAAtatgattttctaaaatattttgagTTTTTCGTATGAAAAGACATCCTAAGTTTTAATCAACCCAAAGGAAGTTCTAAGAAGAAAGGTCTCTCATCAATTTGTGTTTTGGAAAAACACTCTAATGTGACATCatagattcaaccataacgtctaggctgggtttggggtgcattatttgtagccaaagtggtaagagttcgcatgtttgcaaagtgatcatttagggcatgttttgatatgtttgatatgGAAATAGGTTTAtcaaaaaatggttaaatatgcacatgtataggtgttttgtggTTGATGATATAGCCATTATGTTTGCCTTGAAATTATGGTATTTTGGATGATGCATTAGTTGTTCTATTGGCATGCATATGTGGTCTTATAATGGTTGTTATTTTGGCATGTTGGTGCTTAAACGTTGGGAGTTGGAATGGTATATAAAATGCGTGTtatgaaatgttgttttgataTGCTTTGATGTGATCATTGAGGTATGGAAATTGATAGTGAACATTGAGTTAATAAATGGCTAGTTTGGTGTGTTTAGATGCGTTGACATATGGTCAAGTGTGCTAAGGTAGTGATGATAAGTGTTGAATATTAAAATTGGTGTTTTTTAGTATGATATTGGTATGTGAACATTGTGCTAAATGTTGTCATAAAACTAGTTATAAAGGTTAATTGTTTTGTGGTTAAACTTAGCAAATGTATAATCATGTTTCATTATTGTGATTGAGGTTCCTTTTgggtatattggttgtatgattaaATACTATGATGATCTAGCTTGAATATGCACGTGTTAGGtacattttgaatgcttgaatataAGTGCAAATGAATTGTAAGGGtgtgcttgaattgggtgaaagaaatggcttgaatttggcctatttcttaTCCACACGTtctaagacacggacgtgtgtctcagccgtgtgtgacacacagccacgtgacacgatcgtgtgtcccttaTAGGTTTTTAAAGATTGCATgccgagagttacatggcctgaaacacgggcgtgtggcttggcatTTTGACCCAAGCAGAGAATTACACaggcacagacacgggctgggacacggtcgtgtgaccctactttgaatgcccacatagcctgagacacaggtgtgtgtctcagctgtgtgagttacacggccgtgtgcccgtagtagtatgaatttttctatctttttccatgatGTTCTAAATGCTTTCGATTCAGTCTCGAaacatttctaaagtgtttctattGCCTCAAAAGCTCAAAAAgggatgttatgcatgtgtttgaatgaaatacaatgtgttttataaatgattataattgaatgttttaagatAAAAGTTTTCAGTAATGCTTTATAATCCTATTCCAGtaacgaatatgggttaggggtgttacacttccttTCCTAAACATCTGacctgtaacgccccgaatttgggcctaaaaggaatgggccttgagtgtgggaaTGCATAAAAGTTTAGGTGTGCGAGAAATGTCACAAATTATGTGTAgctttagtggctaagtattTAGGCATAATTGGGAGTGCTTGAGAAGCCTGGGTCCAAGTCTGGGtgtttgcaaaattttaatttttgggcccTTAAGTGAACCTGGATGTTAGCTTATAGGACTTATAATAATTAgtgtttgttttatgacacaaagaaAGAAGGaatctagtggcaaggtggcactaCATGTGTGGCAAGGAGTCTGAGGTTCAAGGCATGGCATGCACAATTGTatgtttattttgctgcttgagttGGGGAGGTGTTGGAactggactggaactctgtggttgaattggtcataaaaatttgaattgaatttgaatgggGAGGTAGAGTAAATTAAGGAGAAAATTCGGATGAGGGATTGGTGGAGTTTTTGATGGATTTTGAAATGGGAGAAGTTGGAGTCGACTGGGGTAGTTTGTTTAGGCAAATTCGGCTAAGGGTCCATTATGGTGCAATTTTCAACAATTTGGGGGTGTTGGGGTACCGAATTAGTATAGGTCATTAAGTagttttctattttgtttcggTAGCATTTCTTTTGGAGTTTTGTCATTCTTGTTATGTGTGTTTTGAGTTTTGACCATTCGGGTCTTTCTCCTTCTCTGGTTAGTAACCTTCAAATTTCCATTGGTCACTTTGCGAAAACCCAAGTCATAAGGTGTCGATTTCCTTTCCTCCTTGTTCTCAATATTGCTTCTCTCGTTACTTTATTCTTGCCTAGCTAAATTGTCTTTCCTTTCGTGcacttcttcttctctttcttccttTACCTAAATTGATTTCTTTCCATTGGTTTTCTTTATTCTCTTCTCCCTGTTTCCTATTCTTCTTAATGAGCCGAATTCAACCTCTCTATCTTTgccttcattcttttttttccttttctatcGATCAAAGGTTTCGACCTATAAGCGTTATGAATCAGTAAGTATACCGTTTGCTTCTTCTATTATCTTCTTTAAACTAAATACCCTTTCTCCTAAATCTCTATGATTGCCGAATGGTGAACCCCCTTCGTCCATGATGTATGTTCATGGATTCCAGGTATTACTGAAGAGTGAAAGGCACAGAACGTTCTCGAAGCATTGAAACCCAGTCTTCCAATATTGGGTTAAGGTAATTCTGATACCTTGTTGGTTTGGGTATAGGCCGATTACTCTTAGTACTTTAAGTTTTATCTTTATGGGTTTTAGGCTATTTATTAATGGGTTCTATCTATTAATCTCTTATATGTGCAGTTAAGTGTTAGGGTACGTGTGATTGGTATTAACCAATCTAAGTGTAGTTAACCACACTTCTTTCGGTTAAGGCTTTAGGTGTGAGCAGTTCTCTCGACTTCACGAAGAGGTGTGTAACTGTATGCCTTGTTCTGATAATCAACTAAAAAGCTGAAAATGTGTGTGTTGTTTTCTTTGCCATGACTGTAGATcggcaaaatgccgaaaagccagaaAGATGGCATGTGATGCCATATAAGCATACAATCACGCGTGTGGTGAACCGAGCTCACGGAACATGGGCGTACAACGAGGAAGCCCACCATGAGCGAATTCGTGG
It encodes the following:
- the LOC107930638 gene encoding uncharacterized protein — protein: MTDLKAMFAHLTLFDDRSLLAELQVKPIENGNTVDFGLNCEGYSVPKDTDLRVIQDQLKAALDKQKSYADLKHKDIKYAMGDFVFLKVSSWKKVLRFGRKGKLSPRFIRPDRILRRVRPIAYQLQLPPELERIHDVFHVSMLRRYCSNPMHVVPIEEIEIRPNVTFEEEPIQILDREVKVLRRKSIPLVKVLWRNHSSEVATSEPEEAIRQQYPHLF